A part of Agromyces protaetiae genomic DNA contains:
- a CDS encoding TetR/AcrR family transcriptional regulator: MAQTERLKAKAARAKPLPVEERRAAIAKATVPLLIAHGRDVTTKQIAEASGVAEGTLFRVFADKTEIIDAAVEQFLDPEPFRDALRAIDPSLPLELKVRLLLDRFQDRFSGIFGVFASLGMQPRKPVVPDASVMIAIFDELLTPELERLRVAPIDVVGFVRLVAFSSAMPHLGASAHLDTARLAHLIVHGIARDETSDPTNER; the protein is encoded by the coding sequence GTGGCGCAGACGGAACGACTGAAGGCGAAGGCGGCGCGGGCGAAGCCCCTGCCCGTCGAAGAGCGCCGTGCCGCGATCGCCAAGGCCACCGTGCCCCTGCTCATCGCGCACGGGCGTGACGTCACGACGAAGCAGATCGCCGAGGCATCCGGGGTCGCCGAAGGGACGCTCTTCAGGGTCTTCGCCGACAAGACCGAGATCATCGACGCCGCCGTCGAGCAGTTCCTCGACCCCGAGCCGTTCCGCGACGCGCTCCGCGCGATCGACCCGTCGCTCCCGCTCGAACTCAAGGTGCGGCTCCTGCTCGACCGGTTCCAAGACCGGTTCAGCGGCATCTTCGGCGTGTTCGCGTCGCTCGGCATGCAGCCGCGCAAGCCCGTCGTGCCCGACGCATCCGTCATGATCGCGATTTTCGACGAACTGCTCACGCCCGAGCTCGAGCGCCTCCGCGTCGCGCCCATCGACGTCGTCGGCTTCGTGCGCCTCGTCGCGTTCTCCTCGGCGATGCCGCACCTCGGGGCATCCGCTCATCTCGACACGGCGCGGCTCGCGCACCTCATCGTGCACGGCATCGCGCGTGACGAGACATCCGACCCCACGAACGAGAGGTGA
- a CDS encoding exodeoxyribonuclease VII small subunit, which translates to MPTLPDVASLSYEQARDELVQVVAELERGSATLEQSLALWERGEALAARCEEWLIGAKARLDAARQGARAEASAASNLSDAGADD; encoded by the coding sequence ATGCCCACTCTCCCCGACGTCGCGTCGCTCAGCTACGAGCAGGCCCGCGACGAGCTCGTGCAGGTCGTCGCCGAGCTCGAGCGGGGGTCGGCGACCCTCGAGCAGTCGCTCGCCCTGTGGGAGCGCGGCGAAGCCCTCGCGGCGCGCTGCGAAGAGTGGCTCATCGGGGCGAAGGCCCGTCTCGACGCGGCACGCCAGGGCGCCCGCGCCGAGGCATCCGCCGCATCGAACCTGAGCGACGCAGGAGCCGACGACTGA
- the xseA gene encoding exodeoxyribonuclease VII large subunit has protein sequence MADGAGGPTTRDAPWPVAMLSNKLKEYLDRLGTVWVEGEITQWGISAGNVYGKLKDVDADATVSFTIWSSVKARLSEQFTQGDRVVALVKPNWWVKGGSLTMQVFDLKHVGVGDLLERIEQLRAKLQAEGLFDPARKKRLPFLPGVIGLVTGRDSDAEKDVLRNAHLRWPAVEFRIEYAAVQGDRTVPEVVRAIAKLDADPEVEVIIVARGGGDFQNLLGFSDERVVRAAAEASTPIVSAIGHEADRPLLDEVADLRASTPTDAAKRVVPDVADELARVEQTRARLGMRLTAILTREIDRIEHLRSRPSLADSNWIVDRRAEELTRWVARGTELVERTLERQASRVGELRGHLRALSPQATLDRGYAIVQGADGHVVRSSDAAPAGASLVVTLAEGALAAVSEGATGDVRTGASTVTSTGANTGTSTGASTPNPSESTPAEPVGGRE, from the coding sequence GTGGCAGACGGAGCAGGCGGGCCGACGACGCGCGATGCGCCATGGCCCGTCGCGATGCTGTCGAACAAGCTCAAGGAGTACCTCGACCGTCTCGGCACCGTGTGGGTCGAGGGCGAGATCACGCAGTGGGGCATCTCGGCGGGCAACGTCTACGGCAAGCTCAAAGACGTCGACGCCGACGCGACCGTGTCGTTCACGATCTGGTCGTCGGTGAAGGCCCGGCTCTCGGAGCAGTTCACGCAGGGCGACCGCGTCGTCGCGCTCGTGAAGCCCAACTGGTGGGTCAAGGGCGGCTCGCTCACGATGCAGGTCTTCGACCTCAAGCACGTGGGCGTCGGCGACCTCCTCGAACGCATCGAGCAGTTGCGGGCGAAACTGCAAGCCGAAGGCCTGTTCGACCCGGCGCGCAAGAAGCGCCTCCCCTTCCTTCCGGGCGTCATCGGACTCGTCACCGGCCGCGACTCGGACGCCGAGAAAGACGTCCTGCGCAACGCCCACTTGCGCTGGCCCGCCGTCGAGTTCCGCATCGAGTACGCGGCCGTGCAGGGCGACCGCACGGTGCCCGAGGTCGTGCGCGCGATCGCGAAGCTCGACGCCGATCCCGAGGTCGAGGTCATCATCGTCGCGCGCGGGGGCGGAGACTTCCAGAACCTGCTGGGCTTCAGCGACGAGCGCGTCGTGCGGGCCGCCGCCGAGGCATCCACCCCTATCGTCTCGGCGATCGGCCACGAAGCCGACCGTCCGCTCCTCGACGAGGTCGCCGACCTCCGTGCGTCGACGCCGACCGACGCCGCCAAGCGCGTCGTGCCCGACGTCGCCGACGAGCTCGCCCGCGTCGAGCAGACCCGCGCGCGCCTCGGCATGCGGTTGACCGCCATCCTCACCCGTGAGATCGACCGCATCGAGCACTTGCGCTCGCGCCCGTCGCTCGCCGATTCGAACTGGATCGTCGACCGCCGCGCCGAGGAGCTCACGCGTTGGGTCGCACGCGGCACCGAGCTCGTCGAGCGAACCCTCGAACGCCAGGCCTCGCGGGTCGGAGAGCTTCGCGGGCATCTGCGCGCGCTGTCGCCTCAGGCGACGCTCGACCGCGGATACGCGATCGTCCAGGGCGCTGACGGTCACGTCGTGAGATCTTCGGATGCCGCGCCGGCAGGCGCTTCGCTCGTGGTGACGCTCGCCGAGGGCGCGCTCGCGGCGGTGTCCGAGGGGGCGACGGGCGACGTGCGCACGGGGGCGAGCACGGTGACGAGCACGGGGGCGAACACGGGCACGAGCACGGGCGCGAGCACACCGAACCCGTCGGAATCCACCCCCGCCGAGCCCGTCGGCGGCCGCGAATAG
- a CDS encoding 4-hydroxy-3-methylbut-2-enyl diphosphate reductase yields MPRIPSVRGRLKDIPGDRPKRVLLAAPRGYCAGVDRAVIAVEKALEHYGAPVYVRKQIVHNIHVVTELEKQGAIFVDEVDEVPEGAHIVFSAHGVSPAVVHAASDRGLHAIDATCPLVTKVHREAVRFARDDFEILLIGHEGHEEVEGTAGEAPDHVTLVNSPDDVPNIEVRDPDKVVWLSQTTLSVDETMETVRRLRERFPNLQDPPSDDICYATQNRQVAIKKVAEEAELVIVVGSANSSNSVRLVEVALENGAKAAYRVDYSTEIKQEWLEGIATVGVTSGASVPEGLVKEVLLELADAGFGEVSEVKTAEEDLMFSLPKELRKDLAGNRDERALGGRTRA; encoded by the coding sequence ATGCCGAGGATCCCGAGCGTGCGAGGCCGGCTCAAGGATATCCCCGGCGACCGACCCAAGCGCGTGCTGCTCGCCGCGCCCCGCGGCTACTGCGCGGGTGTCGACCGCGCGGTCATCGCCGTCGAGAAGGCGCTCGAGCACTACGGCGCGCCCGTGTACGTGCGCAAGCAGATCGTGCACAACATCCACGTCGTGACCGAGCTCGAGAAGCAGGGTGCGATCTTCGTCGACGAGGTCGATGAGGTGCCCGAGGGCGCCCACATCGTCTTCAGCGCCCACGGCGTCTCGCCCGCGGTCGTGCACGCGGCGTCCGATCGGGGTCTGCACGCGATCGACGCGACGTGCCCCCTCGTGACGAAGGTGCACCGCGAGGCCGTGCGCTTCGCGCGCGACGACTTCGAGATCCTGCTCATCGGCCACGAGGGCCACGAAGAGGTCGAGGGCACGGCGGGCGAGGCGCCCGACCACGTGACCCTCGTCAACAGCCCCGACGACGTGCCCAACATCGAGGTGCGCGACCCCGACAAGGTCGTGTGGCTCTCGCAGACGACCCTCTCGGTCGACGAGACGATGGAGACCGTCCGGCGGCTGCGCGAACGGTTCCCGAACCTGCAGGATCCGCCGAGCGACGACATCTGCTACGCGACCCAGAACCGTCAGGTCGCGATCAAGAAGGTCGCCGAAGAGGCCGAACTCGTCATCGTGGTGGGCTCGGCGAACTCGTCGAACAGCGTGCGCCTCGTCGAGGTCGCGCTCGAGAACGGCGCGAAGGCCGCCTACCGAGTCGACTACTCGACCGAGATCAAGCAGGAGTGGCTCGAGGGCATTGCGACCGTCGGCGTCACGAGCGGGGCGTCGGTGCCCGAGGGGCTCGTGAAAGAGGTGCTGCTGGAGCTCGCCGACGCGGGTTTCGGCGAGGTGTCCGAGGTCAAGACGGCCGAAGAAGACCTCATGTTCTCGCTCCCGAAGGAGCTCCGCAAGGATCTCGCGGGCAACCGCGACGAGCGCGCGCTCGGCGGTCGCACGCGCGCGTGA
- a CDS encoding DUF4245 domain-containing protein: MAKSTEPPVVAELGRPETPEETAARKAANSKRYRDAKTLQNLVWATLATLAIVLVIVLIVPRSNTPIERDIDVAGTAQQAQIASDTPLAVPDLPDGWRANAAELRRSDVDGVTAWYIGYLTPSDEYIGVYQGIEANPTWVAGLLARTLATGATTIAGVDWTLYDNRDSSADVGNARYGLTTEAGSTTFVLLGTASPEEFATLATALAPTIAEQ; this comes from the coding sequence ATGGCGAAGTCCACCGAACCGCCCGTCGTCGCCGAACTCGGCCGTCCTGAGACGCCCGAGGAGACCGCCGCGCGCAAGGCCGCGAACTCCAAGCGCTACCGCGACGCCAAGACCCTGCAGAACCTCGTGTGGGCGACCCTCGCGACCCTCGCGATCGTGCTCGTCATCGTCCTCATCGTGCCGCGCAGCAACACGCCCATCGAGCGCGACATCGACGTCGCGGGCACGGCCCAGCAGGCACAGATCGCGTCCGACACCCCGCTCGCGGTGCCCGACCTGCCCGATGGCTGGCGGGCGAACGCCGCCGAGCTGCGCCGCAGCGACGTCGACGGCGTCACCGCCTGGTACATCGGCTACCTCACGCCGAGCGACGAGTACATCGGCGTGTACCAGGGCATCGAGGCGAATCCCACGTGGGTCGCGGGTCTCCTCGCCCGCACGCTCGCGACGGGCGCGACCACGATCGCCGGCGTCGACTGGACGCTCTACGACAACCGCGATTCGTCGGCCGACGTCGGCAACGCGCGATACGGCCTCACGACCGAGGCCGGGTCGACGACGTTCGTGCTCCTCGGCACAGCCTCCCCCGAAGAGTTCGCTACGCTCGCGACGGCGCTCGCGCCGACGATCGCCGAGCAGTAG
- a CDS encoding ABC transporter ATP-binding protein, which produces MLMTLLKRYLKPYGWLLAGVVVFQLAQTIASLYLPALNADIIDDGVAKGDTGFIIQTGGMMLGITLLQIACSIAAVWFGARVAMKFGRDVRRGVFHHVADFSEQEVTRFGAPSLITRTTNDVQQVQMLVLMSCTMLVSAPILAIGGVVMALREDLVLSWIMVVAVPVLLLVVGIIISRMVPLFQSMQKKLDHVNRVLREQLTGIRVIRAFVREGVESERFDEANAALTDTALKAGRTFALVFPIVMLVLNASSVAVLWFGAFRIEAGEMQIGSLTAFLSYLIQILMAVMMSTMIAFLLPRAAVSAGRLGEVLETAPSVVEPEGGVRALTAPGTLEFRNVTFAYPGAEAPVLHEVSFTARPGEVTAIVGATGSGKTTIVNLAARLFDATEGSVFVGGVDVRDLDPEVLNAQFALVPQKPYLFAGTVASTLRYGDPEASDPELWRALEIAQGADFVRAMPGDLDAPIAQGGTNVSGGQRQRLSIARALVKHPPIYLFDDSFSALDTATDARLRRALAADVSDATMLVVAQRVATIVDADNILVVEDGRITASGTHAELLDTSAAYVEIVSSQLSAEEAAA; this is translated from the coding sequence ATGCTCATGACCCTCCTGAAGCGGTATCTGAAACCGTACGGCTGGCTCCTCGCGGGCGTCGTCGTGTTCCAGCTCGCCCAGACCATCGCGTCGCTCTATCTGCCGGCGCTCAACGCCGACATCATCGACGACGGCGTCGCCAAGGGCGACACGGGGTTCATCATCCAGACGGGCGGCATGATGCTCGGCATCACGCTCCTGCAGATCGCGTGCTCGATCGCCGCGGTGTGGTTCGGCGCGCGCGTCGCGATGAAGTTCGGCCGCGACGTGCGGCGCGGGGTCTTCCATCACGTCGCCGACTTCAGCGAGCAGGAGGTGACACGCTTCGGCGCGCCGAGCCTCATCACGCGCACGACGAACGACGTGCAGCAGGTGCAGATGCTCGTGCTCATGAGCTGCACGATGCTCGTGTCGGCGCCGATCCTCGCGATCGGCGGCGTCGTCATGGCGCTGCGCGAAGACCTCGTGCTCTCGTGGATCATGGTCGTCGCGGTGCCCGTGCTGCTCCTCGTCGTGGGCATCATCATCAGCCGCATGGTGCCGCTCTTCCAGTCGATGCAGAAGAAGCTCGACCACGTCAACCGGGTGCTCCGCGAGCAGCTCACGGGCATCCGGGTCATCCGGGCGTTCGTCCGCGAGGGCGTCGAGAGCGAGCGCTTCGACGAGGCGAACGCCGCGCTCACCGACACGGCACTCAAGGCGGGCCGCACGTTCGCGCTCGTCTTCCCGATCGTCATGCTCGTGCTGAACGCGTCGAGCGTCGCCGTGCTGTGGTTCGGCGCGTTCCGCATCGAGGCCGGCGAGATGCAGATCGGTTCGCTCACGGCGTTCCTCAGCTACCTCATCCAGATCCTCATGGCCGTCATGATGTCGACGATGATCGCGTTCCTGCTGCCGCGCGCGGCGGTCTCTGCGGGTCGGCTCGGCGAAGTGCTCGAGACCGCGCCGAGCGTCGTCGAACCGGAGGGCGGCGTGCGCGCGCTCACGGCGCCGGGCACCCTCGAATTCCGGAACGTCACGTTCGCCTACCCCGGCGCCGAGGCGCCCGTGCTCCACGAGGTGAGCTTCACGGCCCGCCCGGGCGAGGTCACCGCGATCGTCGGCGCGACGGGGTCGGGCAAGACGACGATCGTGAACCTCGCCGCGCGGCTCTTCGACGCGACTGAGGGGAGCGTGTTCGTCGGCGGTGTCGACGTGCGCGACCTCGACCCCGAGGTGCTCAACGCCCAGTTCGCACTCGTGCCGCAGAAGCCCTACCTCTTCGCCGGCACGGTCGCCTCGACGCTCAGATACGGCGACCCCGAGGCATCCGACCCAGAGCTCTGGCGCGCCCTCGAGATCGCGCAGGGCGCCGACTTCGTGCGCGCCATGCCCGGCGACCTCGACGCGCCCATCGCCCAGGGCGGCACGAATGTCTCGGGCGGGCAGCGCCAACGCCTGTCGATCGCACGCGCGCTCGTGAAGCATCCGCCGATCTATCTCTTCGACGACTCGTTCTCGGCGCTCGACACGGCGACCGACGCGCGCCTGAGGCGCGCACTGGCGGCGGATGTCTCGGACGCGACCATGCTCGTCGTCGCCCAACGCGTCGCAACGATCGTCGACGCCGACAACATTCTCGTCGTCGAAGACGGCCGCATCACTGCGAGCGGCACCCATGCAGAACTCCTCGACACTTCGGCGGCCTACGTCGAGATCGTGTCGAGCCAGCTGAGCGCAGAGGAGGCGGCCGCGTGA
- a CDS encoding ABC transporter ATP-binding protein, which produces MGGGPMGGMGMPAEKSKAFGPSAKRLMGKLRPERMVIAFVVFLGVVSVVLSVLGPKVLGQATNLIFEGVIGAQMPAGATKEQVLEGLRADGQGQLADMLQSMNLVPGQGIDFTALGTVLMWVLALYIVAALFGWAQGYVLNGVTQRTVFRLREEVEAKIHRLPLSYFDRMQRGELLSRVTNDIDNISQTLQQTLSQLLTSLLTVVGVLVMMFVISPLLALIALVTIPLTLVITALIAKRSQKHFVAQWARTGTLNAQIEESYSGHALVRVFGRRREVERRFDTENEALYDASFGAQFVSGIIMPAMMFVGNLVYVAIAVVGGLMVAGGSISLGDVQAFIQYSRQFTQPLSQLGSMANLLQSGVASAERVFELLDAEEEVPDPDDPESPSRAGAGEAAVAAAAVTSGRLVFEDVSFSYDPERKLIEHLSLIAEPGQSIAIVGPTGAGKTTLVNLIMRFYELDGGRITLDGVDTRRMTRDDLRSRMGMVLQDTWLFAGTIRDNIRYGRPDASDDELLEAARATYVDRFVRTLPDGYDTVLDDEASNLSAGEKQLVTIARAFLADPSVLILDEATSSVDTRTELLLQQAMNALRADRTSFVIAHRLSTIRDADLIIVMEQGRIVEQGTHTQLLAAGGAYARLYEAQFAAPMDESVEEAAESAAKTAVDAAVVAEAAAKEQAAEEQTAEELTSAE; this is translated from the coding sequence ATGGGCGGCGGCCCGATGGGCGGCATGGGCATGCCCGCCGAGAAGTCGAAGGCCTTCGGGCCGAGCGCGAAGCGGCTCATGGGCAAGCTCCGGCCCGAACGCATGGTCATCGCGTTCGTCGTGTTCCTCGGCGTCGTGTCGGTCGTGCTCTCGGTGCTCGGCCCCAAGGTGCTCGGCCAGGCCACGAACCTCATCTTCGAAGGCGTCATCGGCGCCCAGATGCCCGCGGGCGCGACCAAGGAGCAGGTGCTCGAGGGCCTCCGCGCCGACGGGCAGGGCCAGCTCGCCGACATGCTGCAGTCGATGAACCTCGTGCCCGGGCAGGGCATCGACTTCACGGCGCTCGGCACCGTGCTCATGTGGGTGCTCGCGCTCTACATCGTCGCAGCCCTGTTCGGCTGGGCGCAGGGGTACGTGCTCAACGGCGTCACGCAGCGCACGGTGTTCCGGCTGCGCGAAGAGGTCGAGGCGAAGATCCACCGCCTGCCGCTGTCGTACTTCGACAGGATGCAACGCGGCGAGCTCTTGAGCCGAGTCACGAACGACATCGACAACATCTCGCAGACGTTGCAGCAGACGCTCAGCCAGCTCCTGACCTCGCTCCTCACGGTCGTCGGCGTGCTCGTCATGATGTTCGTCATCTCGCCGCTCCTCGCGCTCATCGCGCTCGTGACGATCCCGCTCACGCTCGTCATCACGGCGCTCATCGCCAAGCGGTCGCAGAAGCACTTCGTCGCCCAGTGGGCGCGAACGGGCACCCTCAACGCGCAGATCGAGGAGTCGTACTCGGGCCACGCGCTCGTGCGGGTCTTCGGTCGCCGCCGCGAGGTCGAACGGCGCTTCGACACCGAGAACGAGGCCCTCTACGACGCGAGCTTCGGCGCCCAGTTCGTGAGCGGCATCATCATGCCCGCCATGATGTTCGTCGGGAACCTCGTCTACGTCGCGATCGCCGTCGTCGGCGGGCTCATGGTCGCGGGCGGGTCGATCTCGCTCGGCGACGTGCAGGCCTTCATCCAGTACTCGCGCCAGTTCACGCAGCCGCTCAGCCAGCTCGGCTCGATGGCGAACCTCCTGCAGTCGGGTGTCGCGAGCGCCGAGCGCGTGTTCGAGCTGCTCGACGCCGAGGAGGAGGTGCCAGATCCGGATGACCCGGAGTCGCCGTCGCGCGCGGGCGCGGGTGAAGCTGCGGTCGCCGCCGCCGCCGTGACATCCGGCCGTCTCGTCTTCGAGGACGTCTCGTTCTCGTACGACCCCGAGCGGAAGCTCATCGAGCACCTCTCGCTCATCGCCGAACCCGGCCAGTCGATCGCGATCGTCGGACCGACGGGCGCCGGCAAGACGACCCTCGTGAACCTCATCATGCGGTTCTACGAACTCGACGGCGGACGCATCACGCTCGACGGCGTCGACACCCGCCGCATGACGCGCGACGACCTGCGATCGCGCATGGGCATGGTGCTGCAAGACACCTGGCTGTTCGCGGGCACGATCCGCGACAACATCCGCTACGGGCGACCGGATGCCTCTGACGACGAGTTGCTCGAAGCGGCACGCGCGACCTACGTCGACCGGTTCGTGCGCACACTGCCCGACGGGTACGACACCGTGCTCGACGACGAGGCATCCAACCTGTCTGCCGGTGAGAAGCAGCTCGTGACGATCGCGCGCGCCTTCCTCGCCGACCCGTCGGTGCTCATCCTCGACGAGGCGACGAGCTCGGTCGACACCCGCACCGAGCTGCTGCTGCAGCAGGCGATGAACGCGCTGCGGGCCGACCGCACGTCGTTCGTCATCGCGCACCGCCTGTCGACGATCCGCGACGCCGACCTCATCATCGTCATGGAGCAGGGCCGCATCGTCGAGCAGGGCACGCACACGCAGTTGCTCGCCGCGGGCGGCGCATACGCGCGGCTCTACGAGGCGCAGTTCGCGGCGCCGATGGATGAGAGCGTCGAAGAGGCGGCCGAGTCGGCGGCGAAGACGGCCGTGGATGCCGCGG